In the Palaeococcus pacificus DY20341 genome, one interval contains:
- a CDS encoding DUF302 domain-containing protein, translating into MHKYVKQVSLDFEEAERKFKDAIEKVGLKVVGEVMPSKKVKMKLNIDVPPYKILFICHPKYVYELMKMNKDIGALVPCHAFIYSDGEKACCIGVELPTKTLSFAGEEVVEYIKTAEEQLKQAVDMVAS; encoded by the coding sequence ATGCACAAATACGTTAAACAGGTTAGTCTGGACTTTGAAGAAGCAGAGAGAAAGTTTAAAGATGCCATCGAAAAAGTCGGCTTAAAGGTCGTTGGCGAAGTCATGCCGAGCAAGAAGGTCAAGATGAAGCTCAATATCGATGTTCCACCTTATAAGATACTCTTCATCTGCCACCCGAAATACGTTTATGAGCTCATGAAGATGAACAAAGACATCGGGGCATTAGTTCCTTGTCACGCTTTCATATACTCCGATGGCGAAAAGGCCTGCTGTATTGGCGTTGAGCTTCCAACGAAAACGCTAAGCTTTGCCGGCGAAGAGGTTGTGGAGTACATAAAAACGGCTGAGGAGCAACTTAAGCAAGCCGTTGATATGGTGGCTAGCTGA
- a CDS encoding YHS domain-containing protein produces MPIDPVCGMEVSEETELKLEYNGKVYYFCSPHCKAQFESNPEKYVKGEGMKHEHGHKHGHKRHGCCCH; encoded by the coding sequence ATGCCTATTGATCCAGTCTGTGGAATGGAAGTTAGCGAAGAAACGGAGCTTAAGCTGGAGTATAATGGAAAAGTCTACTACTTCTGCTCTCCACACTGCAAAGCCCAATTTGAATCAAATCCTGAAAAATATGTTAAGGGAGAGGGGATGAAGCACGAGCATGGGCACAAACACGGTCACAAAAGGCATGGTTGCTGCTGCCACTGA
- a CDS encoding heavy-metal-associated domain-containing protein, which produces MAEVVLNVKNMSCQHCVMTIKRALEKIGAKAEVSLKEKKAVVEYDESKLTVEDLISAIAKFGYEAEVA; this is translated from the coding sequence ATGGCAGAAGTTGTTTTGAATGTTAAAAATATGAGCTGTCAGCACTGTGTAATGACGATTAAAAGAGCTTTAGAGAAGATCGGGGCAAAGGCGGAAGTCAGCTTGAAAGAGAAGAAGGCTGTTGTTGAGTACGACGAGTCAAAGCTCACAGTTGAGGATCTAATTAGTGCTATTGCAAAGTTTGGCTATGAAGCGGAGGTGGCTTGA
- a CDS encoding DUF302 domain-containing protein yields MEFYYVKKFERDLDDLWEELKERVEGEGFLIVGERVPVSIVEREDGIIADYHVLFICDRDVIAELVKINPNIGALIPCTAFGYVREDGVYLGIGLPSVAWKVAGDEIVELMRPMEERLKEIINSL; encoded by the coding sequence ATGGAGTTTTACTATGTTAAAAAATTTGAGAGGGACTTGGATGATCTCTGGGAGGAGCTTAAGGAGAGGGTTGAAGGGGAAGGATTCCTTATTGTTGGTGAACGAGTTCCAGTCAGCATAGTGGAGAGGGAAGATGGAATTATAGCGGATTATCATGTGCTTTTCATATGCGATAGAGATGTAATTGCGGAGTTAGTAAAAATCAACCCGAACATTGGCGCTCTAATTCCATGTACTGCTTTTGGCTATGTTAGAGAGGATGGGGTTTATTTGGGAATTGGGTTGCCAAGTGTCGCTTGGAAAGTAGCTGGGGATGAGATAGTTGAGCTCATGAGGCCTATGGAAGAAAGGCTCAAAGAGATAATCAACTCCTTGTAA
- a CDS encoding CoA-binding protein — protein sequence MNVGDFKKIALVGASPNPAKYGNIILKDLKKKGFEVLPVNPNYDEIEGLKCYKSVKDLPKDVDVIVFVVPPKVGVKVAKEAIEAGFRKLWFQPGAESEEIRELVEKENIEYSFIKCIMVETSDKRMFLEV from the coding sequence ATGAATGTGGGAGATTTTAAGAAAATCGCTTTAGTAGGAGCAAGCCCTAATCCCGCTAAGTATGGAAACATTATTCTCAAGGACTTAAAGAAGAAGGGGTTTGAAGTCCTGCCTGTTAATCCAAATTATGATGAGATTGAGGGGTTAAAATGCTACAAGAGCGTTAAGGATCTGCCAAAGGATGTTGATGTAATCGTTTTTGTTGTTCCTCCGAAAGTAGGAGTTAAAGTGGCAAAAGAGGCTATTGAAGCTGGATTTAGAAAACTTTGGTTCCAGCCTGGAGCTGAGAGCGAGGAGATTAGAGAACTCGTAGAAAAGGAAAACATTGAATATAGCTTTATAAAATGCATAATGGTCGAGACGAGCGACAAAAGAATGTTCTTGGAGGTATGA
- a CDS encoding peroxiredoxin, whose translation MIRVGEKVPDFEADAYHEGEIKKIKLSDYLNEGKWVVLAFYPADFTFVCPTELEELAEYYEEFQKEGAEILSVSTDTAYVHKAWHDTSPAIKKIRYPMLADPAGKISRLFGTYIEEEGLSWRATFIIDPDGKVVHMEMHDLSIGRSAKEILRRLRASKYVREHPGQVCPASWEPGKETLKVSLDLVGKI comes from the coding sequence ATGATTAGGGTTGGAGAAAAAGTTCCAGATTTTGAAGCAGATGCCTACCACGAAGGAGAAATAAAGAAGATTAAGCTTTCAGACTATCTTAACGAAGGCAAGTGGGTTGTTTTAGCGTTTTATCCGGCGGACTTTACATTTGTGTGCCCAACGGAACTTGAGGAGCTCGCTGAGTACTATGAAGAGTTCCAAAAAGAAGGTGCAGAAATTTTAAGCGTCTCTACAGACACAGCTTACGTTCACAAAGCTTGGCACGACACTTCACCAGCAATTAAAAAGATAAGATACCCAATGCTCGCCGATCCGGCTGGAAAGATTTCAAGGCTCTTCGGGACATATATCGAGGAGGAAGGTCTCTCATGGAGGGCAACCTTCATAATAGACCCTGATGGGAAAGTTGTGCACATGGAGATGCACGATTTGAGCATAGGCAGGAGCGCGAAGGAGATACTCAGAAGACTTAGAGCCTCCAAGTACGTAAGGGAACACCCCGGACAGGTCTGTCCAGCGAGCTGGGAGCCGGGCAAGGAAACACTAAAAGTAAGTTTAGATTTGGTTGGAAAAATTTAG
- a CDS encoding ferritin — protein sequence MLSEKMLEALNEQLNRELYSAYLYFSMAAYFEDINLEGFASWMKAQAEEELGHALRFYNYIYDRNGRVELKEIQKPPKEWKSPLDAFEAAYEHEQFISKCINELAALAEEEKDYSTRAFLEWFINEQVEEEASVKRIVDRLKFVKGSPEAIFMIDQELNQRQPQLPGLLLQGG from the coding sequence ATGTTGAGCGAAAAGATGCTGGAGGCGTTAAATGAACAGCTTAACAGGGAGCTTTATTCAGCATACTTGTACTTCTCAATGGCTGCGTATTTTGAGGACATTAACTTAGAGGGCTTTGCATCTTGGATGAAGGCTCAGGCCGAGGAAGAGCTTGGGCACGCATTGAGATTCTACAACTACATCTACGACCGCAACGGCAGAGTTGAACTTAAAGAGATCCAAAAACCACCAAAGGAGTGGAAGTCACCACTAGATGCATTTGAGGCAGCATACGAACACGAGCAGTTCATAAGCAAGTGTATAAATGAGCTTGCTGCTTTGGCGGAAGAAGAAAAGGACTACTCAACGAGGGCCTTTTTAGAGTGGTTCATAAACGAGCAGGTTGAGGAGGAAGCGAGTGTCAAAAGGATTGTAGACAGGCTCAAGTTTGTAAAGGGCAGCCCAGAGGCTATTTTTATGATAGATCAAGAGCTCAACCAGAGGCAACCCCAACTTCCGGGGCTTCTCCTCCAAGGAGGGTGA
- the thiI gene encoding tRNA uracil 4-sulfurtransferase ThiI gives MILVRYGEIAVKRGKRREFERKLMENILAALERKGIKAKAKLIRGRILVDAPDEAAKIIAKVPGVVSVSPAKEMSYDEVPDYLREALKGFAPKSFRVETQRLDKTFLKTSVEVNREIGAFVVGEFGWKVDLENPELVVGIEIINKRAYVFFEKIKGVGGLPIGTQGKVVVLLSGGIDSPVAAFLMMKRGAEVMAVHFDQGKNARKVVENTVKILNDYSPKDIELIMENHFEILKPYVVVLNRLKMREWTCVVCKIAMLRRAAEIAKENGALGIVTGDSLGQVASQTLSNLFIETMGVRFPIHRPLLGMDKEEIVKIAREIGTYQAFLEYPYCDCPFRPERVITQGKYEEFIKILEELEKENIV, from the coding sequence ATGATATTAGTTCGATACGGAGAGATAGCAGTAAAGAGGGGAAAAAGGAGAGAATTTGAGAGGAAGCTCATGGAGAACATTCTGGCGGCCTTGGAGAGAAAGGGGATTAAAGCGAAGGCAAAGCTGATTAGAGGAAGAATACTCGTTGATGCTCCGGATGAAGCAGCCAAAATTATTGCAAAAGTTCCAGGAGTAGTTTCCGTTTCACCTGCGAAAGAGATGAGCTATGATGAAGTGCCGGACTATTTAAGAGAAGCTTTGAAGGGCTTTGCTCCAAAAAGCTTTAGGGTTGAAACTCAACGCTTGGATAAAACCTTTCTCAAGACTTCTGTTGAGGTCAATAGGGAGATTGGTGCTTTCGTTGTAGGAGAATTTGGTTGGAAAGTTGATTTGGAAAATCCCGAGCTTGTGGTTGGAATTGAAATAATAAACAAGAGGGCGTATGTTTTCTTTGAGAAGATTAAAGGTGTCGGCGGCCTGCCCATAGGGACGCAAGGAAAAGTTGTTGTTCTTTTGAGCGGGGGCATTGATTCCCCGGTCGCTGCTTTCTTAATGATGAAGAGAGGCGCCGAGGTTATGGCGGTGCACTTTGACCAAGGAAAGAATGCAAGGAAAGTCGTAGAAAATACCGTTAAAATTCTCAACGACTACTCCCCAAAGGACATTGAGCTCATCATGGAGAACCATTTCGAAATCCTCAAACCCTATGTTGTGGTTTTAAACCGCTTGAAAATGAGGGAATGGACATGTGTCGTGTGTAAAATAGCAATGCTTAGGCGGGCGGCGGAAATAGCTAAGGAAAATGGTGCTTTGGGAATAGTTACAGGAGATTCCCTTGGCCAAGTAGCTTCACAAACACTGTCGAACCTTTTCATAGAGACTATGGGAGTTAGATTTCCAATTCACAGGCCACTTTTGGGAATGGACAAAGAGGAAATCGTTAAGATAGCAAGGGAAATTGGGACTTATCAGGCTTTCTTGGAGTATCCCTACTGCGATTGCCCGTTTAGGCCTGAAAGGGTAATAACACAAGGAAAATACGAAGAGTTCATCAAAATACTGGAAGAATTGGAAAAGGAAAACATTGTTTGA
- a CDS encoding ThiF family adenylyltransferase — protein MEVFSRHFPIIGLEGQRKLSKAKVAVVGAGALGSWEVYFLKKLGVGEIIVIDRDFVDYNDLPRTIYEEGDVDKPKVDVLKEKFGVKGYFEDLNPSTVHLLDEADLIIDGTDNIYTRQVINDYCVKNNKPWIYVGVLSTYGNVMPIIPGKTACFRCFMPKLPSRPMPTCAVAGIMSYVPSLAASIAVALAAKILLGEEVKSEMIFFDTKTFDFEKIDIPRRDDCDACVRYNFVFLEKQMKIERMCDGSIQITPPEKMNISLDELAKRLDSLGKEYIKTSQFIQFEDDYAEILIFKSGRMIVRGAEDEKEAKNFFARYLGG, from the coding sequence ATGGAGGTATTTTCAAGACACTTCCCAATCATTGGTTTAGAGGGACAGAGAAAGCTTTCCAAAGCTAAAGTCGCTGTCGTTGGTGCAGGGGCATTAGGGAGCTGGGAGGTTTATTTTCTCAAAAAGCTTGGCGTTGGTGAGATTATAGTTATTGATAGAGACTTTGTGGACTACAATGATTTGCCTAGAACTATCTATGAAGAAGGGGATGTCGATAAGCCTAAAGTCGATGTTTTGAAGGAAAAGTTTGGGGTTAAAGGCTACTTTGAAGATCTTAACCCTTCGACGGTTCACCTTTTGGACGAAGCTGACCTTATAATAGACGGAACAGACAACATTTATACGAGACAAGTTATAAACGACTACTGCGTTAAGAACAATAAGCCGTGGATTTACGTTGGTGTTTTAAGCACTTATGGTAACGTGATGCCCATAATTCCAGGAAAGACAGCGTGCTTTAGGTGCTTCATGCCAAAATTGCCTTCAAGGCCTATGCCCACGTGTGCCGTTGCGGGTATAATGAGCTACGTCCCCTCCTTAGCTGCATCCATAGCAGTTGCTTTAGCGGCTAAAATCCTCCTTGGAGAAGAAGTTAAAAGCGAGATGATATTTTTCGATACCAAAACCTTTGACTTTGAGAAGATAGATATCCCAAGAAGAGATGATTGTGATGCTTGCGTCAGGTACAATTTTGTCTTTTTGGAGAAGCAGATGAAGATAGAGAGAATGTGTGACGGCTCAATTCAAATAACTCCTCCCGAGAAGATGAACATCAGCCTGGATGAGCTCGCTAAAAGGCTCGATTCTTTGGGCAAGGAGTACATCAAGACGTCGCAGTTCATCCAGTTTGAAGACGACTATGCTGAAATACTGATATTTAAGAGCGGAAGAATGATAGTTAGAGGAGCCGAGGATGAAAAAGAGGCTAAAAACTTCTTTGCACGCTATCTGGGTGGTTGA